In the genome of Anabaena cylindrica PCC 7122, the window CTGGTGAACCTGTATTAAATAATATTAGTTTATTGGTAAAGCCTGGTCAAGCGATCGCACTGGTGGGTGCTTCTGGTGCTGGTAAAACTACTTTTGTCAATCTTTTACCCCGTTTCTATGATCCTGAAGTGGGGACAATTTTTATAGATGGTGTAAATATTCGTGATGTAACTTTAAATAGTCTCAGAAAACAAATTGGCATAGTTCCCCAAGAAACTATCATGTTTTCGGGAACAATTGCCCAAAATATCGCTTTTGGACAAAAAGTTTATGATCTCAGCACAGTTGAAGATGCGGCAAAAATTGCTAATGCTCATCAATTTATTCAGCAACTACCAGAGGGTTATAATACATGGGTAGGTGAGCGTGGTGTGAATTTATCTGGTGGACAAAGACAGAGAATTGCGATCGCTCGTGCTGTACTGTTAAATCCGCAGATTTTGATATTGGATGAAGCGACATCTGCATTAGATTCGGAATCAGAAGCTTTGGTACAGGAAGCTTTAGAAAGATTAATGAAAAACCGCACAGTGCTAATTATAGCTCATAGGTTATCGACGGTGCGGAAGTGCGATCGCATTTTGGTTTTAGAAAAAGGACAAATAGTGGAATCGGGAAATCATGAAGAATTGTTGGCTTTAGAAGGGAGATATGCGCGGTATTATGCTCAACAGTTTAGTTAAATCAACCTCATATTAACCTTGCCTCTAAGAAAAAGCTGCTAAATAGTTAGCTGCTTCTTCCAGAGTTTGAACCAAATCTTCCAACGTATAGATATTATTGCTTTGGAAGCTGGTTTGATTTGCAGGAGTAGATGCTTGGGTAGAATGCTGGGTAAAAATACGATTAATCAACTGCATAACTGTGTTTCCCCGCTGCTGTATATAAATCATAGTCGGTTATTTTTACGAATTGGATAGTGATGGAGATCCAATAAAGTTGTGATTTTAAGTAGATTTAACAGAAATTGCTTGTTGACTGCTATCAGTGATAAGCTATAGTACGGTTGCGTCCTTGGTTTTTGGCTCGATAAAGTGCTTCGTCGGCTCTTTGAATGATAGTGTCAATGCTTTGATCTCCTAAATTATAGTTGGCTACGCCAATACTAACCGTAATTGATAGTTGTTCTTCCAGCACAGGAATACGTTGATTGCAAATATTTTCTCGAATACGTTCAGCTACAATCACGGCTTCATCAATATCAGTCTCTGGTAGTAATACAACAAATTCTTCACCTCCAAATCTACCAAAGCAATCTACTTGCCGCAAATAATTAAGAACCATTTTTGTCATGAAGATAATTACTTCATCCCCTATACTATGTCCAAATGAATCGTTAACTTTTTTAAAATTATCTATATCTATTAACAGTACAGAAAGATAATTATTATATCGCTGAATACGGCTAATTTCCTGTTCTGCTTTTGTTAAAAGATAACGACGATTCCAAACTCCAGTTAATGGATCTGTGTTAGCTAATTTTTCTAAATTTCTGACTAATTCTTCTTGCGCTTGTAATAATTCTTTTAATTTTTGTTGTGAATATTTTAATTCTAAATGCATTCTTACACGAGCCAGAAGTTCAGAAGCGTGAAATGGTTTAGTAACATAATCAACTGCACCTTTTTCAAAGGCTTGAAGTAAATGATCTTGATTTTGACTAGCCGAGATAAAAATAATTGGGATTTCTTCTAGTTCTGGATCAGATTGAATTTTTTCACATACCTCTAAACCATCCATCTCTGGCATTATTAAATCTAATAAAATTAAATCGGGACGTACAGATCGAACACATTTTAAAGCTTGATAACCATTGGATGCAAAGGTATAATTGTAGCCTACCTTATCTAAGGTTTTAGCAATAATTTGTAAATTTAACGCAACATCATCAACAACTAATATTAAAAATTTTTCAGGTTTAAATAATTGCATAGATTGATAATTTGGTAAAAGAATAGAGGTTGTTAATGTCTTTTTTAGCTGTGTAATTACTTTTTAGAGCAAAGATTTAATTTAAAAAATATCTGTGTAGCGATTGCACAAGGATAACAATTTGTATAAATCTTCCTAAATTACCATAAATATTGCTTTAGAAGTACGGAGCAGTAGCTTTTTATACAAAAATTCCTGCATTGAGATTACTTGCCGCCTTATTTGTTGGTGGGTTTGTGGGGTTACTTCATGCTTTTTTATGTGTGACTTTGCGCGTTGATCAGTTAGTTTCCGGTTTAGCTATTAATCTTGTTGTATCGGGAATAACATCATTTTTAGCGCGGTTAGTATTTCCAGGCAATAGTATCCAAAGATTACCAGAAATTACAACTATGATCATTCCTGGTTTGGCTAATATTCCTCTCATTGGCAAACTTTTATTTCAGCAAGATATTTTAGTGTATTTACTATTTTTATTAATTGCTGTAACTACATACGTATGGTTTCATACTAACGTTGGTTTAACCCTTAGGGCTGTGGGAGAATATCCCCAAGCAGCAGATCAGATACATCTGGTATATCAATACACCAGATATATCTGCTGTGCTGTAATTATTAGTGGCTGTCTTACCAGTTTGGGAAGGGCTGATTTTTCTTTAGTAGCGGTAAGATTTTTTGCTGAGGGGATGAGTGCTGGTAAAGGATTTATTGCCATTGCGGCTTTAATATTTGGTAGATGGCATCCTTTAGGTAGCGTTTAAGCTTGCTTGTTATTTGGTGCAACCGAAGCTTTGCAGTTACGCATACAAGTTTTAGGTGTAAATATTTCTTATCAATTTTTATTAATGTTACTCTGTGCGATCGCTCTTTTGGCACTAGCAGAATTAGCAGGCAAATCTACACAACCAAAGGCATTAGATACTTCTTATCAAAAGCGCTAATTACAACCATTGCTTGATCTTGCCCTCAGGTTTGATAGAGATTCCCATAAATTATTTAATCTTTGGCCTGATTACTACTCAGTAATGACTAAGAGGGAATATACTGTGATAGAGTCTTAGCTAAAGTAGTTTTTGGTACTGCACCAACAACAGTATCAACTTGCCGCCCCCCTTTAAATACCATTAAAGTGGGAATGCTGCGAATACCATAATGACTAGCGACTGTGGGATTTTGGTCTGTGTTCAGTTTCACCACTTTTACCTGTCCTTCATATTCAGCAGCAACTTCATCAACAACGTTTGCCAACATTCGACAAGGGCCACACCAAGGGGCCCAAAAATCAACTAAAACTGGAGTTTCACTCTCCAACACTTCTTGCTTGAATGTGGCTTCCG includes:
- the trxA gene encoding thioredoxin, whose protein sequence is MTVTNVTEATFKQEVLESETPVLVDFWAPWCGPCRMLANVVDEVAAEYEGQVKVVKLNTDQNPTVASHYGIRSIPTLMVFKGGRQVDTVVGAVPKTTLAKTLSQYIPS
- a CDS encoding diguanylate cyclase is translated as MQLFKPEKFLILVVDDVALNLQIIAKTLDKVGYNYTFASNGYQALKCVRSVRPDLILLDLIMPEMDGLEVCEKIQSDPELEEIPIIFISASQNQDHLLQAFEKGAVDYVTKPFHASELLARVRMHLELKYSQQKLKELLQAQEELVRNLEKLANTDPLTGVWNRRYLLTKAEQEISRIQRYNNYLSVLLIDIDNFKKVNDSFGHSIGDEVIIFMTKMVLNYLRQVDCFGRFGGEEFVVLLPETDIDEAVIVAERIRENICNQRIPVLEEQLSITVSIGVANYNLGDQSIDTIIQRADEALYRAKNQGRNRTIAYH
- a CDS encoding serine dehydratase; protein product: MQLINRIFTQHSTQASTPANQTSFQSNNIYTLEDLVQTLEEAANYLAAFS